In the Brassica napus cultivar Da-Ae chromosome A7, Da-Ae, whole genome shotgun sequence genome, one interval contains:
- the LOC106353379 gene encoding deSI-like protein At4g17486 isoform X1, with amino-acid sequence MLCRKNSSVVDRGNVPVYLNVYDLTPINGYAYWFGLGVYHSGVEVHGIEYAFGAHEYPSTGIFEGEPKQCEGFTFRKSILIGKTDLGPLEVRATMDQLADKYKGSSYNLITNNCNHFCDDTCMKLTGNPIPSWVNRLARIGKLFGFICNCVLPATINATKLADNRVNQDKTCEAEANTKKLTSVSRRERSTTDTPSPSSSSPSVQVRGRSRKRRPRRAMQPSSTLILSSSTT; translated from the exons ATGCTCTGCAGGAAAAACTCAAGCGTCGTGGATAGAGGAAATGTTCCTGTGTATCTCAATGTGTACGATCTAACTCCCATCAATGGCTACGCTTACTGGTTTGGTCTTGGTGTTTACCACTCTGGTGTTGAAG ttcaTGGTATAGAGTATGCTTTTGGAGCTCATGAATATCCAAGTACTGGAATATTCGAAGGAGAACCGAAGCAATGCgaagggtttacgtttaggaaATCAATTTTGATTGGTAAAACGGATCTTGGGCCATTGGAAGTGAGAGCTACGATGGATCAACTTGCAGACAAGTATAAAGGAAGTTCTTACAATCTCATCACCAACAACTGCAACCACTTCTGCGACGACACTTGTATGAAGTTAACCGGGAATCCAATTCCTAGTTGGGTTAACCGTCTTGCAAGAATCGGTAAACTCTTTG GATTCATATGCAACTGTGTACTTCCTGCAACCATAAACGCGACCAAGCTCGCGGACAATCGAGTCAACCAAGACAAAACATGTGAGGCAGAAGCTAACACGAAGAAACTGACGAGTGTATCAAGAAGAGAGAGGTCTACTACTGATACACCTTCGCCATCATCTTCATCTCCTTCAGTTCAAGTTCGTGGCCGAAGCAGGAAAAGGCGTCCTCGTCGTGCCATGCAACCTTCATCGACATTGATTCTCAGCTCTTCCACCACTTGA
- the LOC106353379 gene encoding deSI-like protein At4g17486 isoform X2 codes for MLCRKNSSVVDRGNVPVYLNVYDLTPINGYAYWFGLGVYHSGVEVHGIEYAFGAHEYPSTGIFEGEPKQCEGFTFRKSILIGKTDLGPLEVRATMDQLADKYKGSSYNLITNNCNHFCDDTCMKLTGNPIPSWVNRLARIGFICNCVLPATINATKLADNRVNQDKTCEAEANTKKLTSVSRRERSTTDTPSPSSSSPSVQVRGRSRKRRPRRAMQPSSTLILSSSTT; via the exons ATGCTCTGCAGGAAAAACTCAAGCGTCGTGGATAGAGGAAATGTTCCTGTGTATCTCAATGTGTACGATCTAACTCCCATCAATGGCTACGCTTACTGGTTTGGTCTTGGTGTTTACCACTCTGGTGTTGAAG ttcaTGGTATAGAGTATGCTTTTGGAGCTCATGAATATCCAAGTACTGGAATATTCGAAGGAGAACCGAAGCAATGCgaagggtttacgtttaggaaATCAATTTTGATTGGTAAAACGGATCTTGGGCCATTGGAAGTGAGAGCTACGATGGATCAACTTGCAGACAAGTATAAAGGAAGTTCTTACAATCTCATCACCAACAACTGCAACCACTTCTGCGACGACACTTGTATGAAGTTAACCGGGAATCCAATTCCTAGTTGGGTTAACCGTCTTGCAAGAATCG GATTCATATGCAACTGTGTACTTCCTGCAACCATAAACGCGACCAAGCTCGCGGACAATCGAGTCAACCAAGACAAAACATGTGAGGCAGAAGCTAACACGAAGAAACTGACGAGTGTATCAAGAAGAGAGAGGTCTACTACTGATACACCTTCGCCATCATCTTCATCTCCTTCAGTTCAAGTTCGTGGCCGAAGCAGGAAAAGGCGTCCTCGTCGTGCCATGCAACCTTCATCGACATTGATTCTCAGCTCTTCCACCACTTGA
- the LOC106353380 gene encoding DCN1-like protein 4, whose protein sequence is MPPRSASKPSKKRSNPDSVTSSATGPVPSASSKKKASKEVDGTDKLFDKYANASSGVIDPEGIEKLCSSLEVPHTDIRILMLAWRMKAERQGYFTKGEWRIGLKALKVDTIGKLKKALPELEKEVREPLNFRDFYAYAFQYCLTEDKQKFLDTETICQLLDMVLGSTFRAQVDYLIDYLKIQKDYKVISMDQWRGFCRFCNEISFPDMTNYNLELAWPSILDDFFEWLREKQA, encoded by the exons ATGCCACCTCGTTCTGCGTCCAAGCCGTCCAAGAAACGGAGTAACCCTGATTCAGTTACCTCTTCAGCCACTGGTCCCGTTCCCTCAG CTTCTAGTAAGAAAAAGGCGTCCAAAGAGGTGGATGGAACAGATAAATTGTTTGATAAGTATGCTAATGCATCTTCTGGTGTCATTGA TCCAGAAGGAATTGAGAAACTTTGCTCCAGTTTGGAAGTTCCTCATACCGATATCAGGATCTTGATGCTAGCTTG GAGAATGAAGGCTGAAAGACAAGGTTACTTCACCAAG GGTGAATGGAGAATAGGACTCAAGGCTTTAAAAGTTGACACGATCGGTAAATTGAAGAAAGCCCTTCCAGAACTCGAGAAAGAG GTCAGAGAGCCATTAAATTTTCGAGATTTTTATGCTTATGCCTTCCAGTATTGTTTGACAG AAGACAAACAAAAGTTCTTAGACACTGAGACTATATGTCAACTCCTAGATATGGTCTTAGGATCAACATTCCGTGCCCAGGTTGACTACCTTATAGACTACCTAAAG ATCCAGAAGGATTACAAAGTCATCAGCATGGACCAATGGAGGGGATTCTGTCGATTCTGCAATGAG ATAAGTTTCCCAGACATGACCAACTACAATCTAGAACTTGCTTGGCCATCAATTCTTGACGACTTTTTTGAGTGGTTGCGCGAAAAACAAGCCTGA